Proteins found in one Planctomycetaceae bacterium genomic segment:
- a CDS encoding UDP-glucuronic acid decarboxylase family protein, translating into MKVLISGAAGFIGCHLARRYLEQGHSVIGVDNFCTGSHGNIEWLSEHDGFEFIHHDITSPLDVPGSLDLICDLACPASPVDFGPLGVEILDVCSRGVRNMLELARRKKTVFLHTSTSEVYGDPQEHPQQEGYWGHVNPIGSRSVYDEGKRFAEALIMAYHRRYAIPTRLARIFNTYGPRMRADDGRVVSTFIVQALAGQTLTVQGDGSQTRSFCYIDDQVDGLLRLVATDYTGPVNIGNPNEVTILELAHEIIALLDSGSEIVFTPIPDDDPRQRRPDISLAQKVLLWQPRVQREEGLAATAAYFQSVLKESAPVIAGGRP; encoded by the coding sequence ATGAAGGTTCTCATCAGCGGGGCGGCGGGGTTTATCGGCTGTCATCTGGCCAGACGGTACCTCGAGCAAGGCCATAGCGTCATCGGCGTGGACAACTTCTGCACCGGCAGCCACGGGAACATCGAGTGGCTCAGCGAGCATGACGGGTTCGAGTTCATCCATCACGACATCACGTCGCCGCTGGACGTTCCGGGATCGCTGGACCTGATCTGCGACCTGGCGTGCCCGGCCAGCCCGGTGGACTTCGGCCCGCTGGGGGTGGAGATCCTGGACGTGTGCAGCCGCGGGGTTCGCAACATGCTGGAGTTGGCGCGGCGGAAGAAGACGGTGTTCCTGCACACCTCGACCAGCGAAGTCTACGGCGACCCGCAGGAGCACCCCCAGCAGGAGGGGTACTGGGGGCACGTCAACCCGATCGGCTCGCGCAGCGTCTATGACGAGGGCAAGCGTTTCGCCGAGGCGCTGATCATGGCGTACCACCGCCGATACGCCATCCCGACGCGGCTGGCGCGCATCTTCAACACGTACGGTCCGCGCATGCGCGCCGACGACGGGCGCGTCGTCAGCACGTTCATCGTCCAGGCGCTGGCCGGCCAGACGCTCACCGTGCAGGGCGACGGCAGCCAGACGCGCAGCTTTTGCTACATCGACGACCAGGTCGACGGTCTGCTGCGCCTGGTGGCGACCGACTACACCGGTCCGGTGAACATCGGAAATCCCAACGAGGTGACGATCCTCGAACTGGCGCACGAGATCATCGCCCTGCTCGACAGCGGCAGCGAGATCGTCTTCACCCCCATTCCCGACGACGACCCGCGCCAGCGCCGGCCCGACATCTCGCTGGCCCAGAAGGTGCTGCTCTGGCAGCCGCGCGTCCAGCGCGAAGAGGGTCTGGCGGCCACGGCGGCCTATTTCCAGAGCGTCCTGAAGGAAAGCGCGCCGGTGATTGCGGGAGGCAGACCATGA
- a CDS encoding glycosyltransferase produces the protein MKSLGTAMFGSSLVSAYWNGAATYYRGIIKALNQYGHRTTFYESDALDRQQHRDIPDPSWARVVVYSSVDESAVRRCLDEARSADVIIKASGVGAFDDLLEAAVPDLRTTAMKIFWDVDAPATLDRLEADGDDPFATLIGRYDLILTYGGGEPVARAYRRWGARRCAAIYNGVDLQTHHPTQRQQQYAADLSFIGNRLPDREARVEEFFLRPAAMLPQRTFLIGGSGWHDKPMPTNVRRLAHVYTRDHNAVNCSATAVLNISRQSMAAYGYSPATRVFEAAGAAACLISDDWEGIDHFFEPGKEILVARDGQEVAQWVESLTPEAARQIGNAALERVRAQHTYQHRAAVLDKLLRGAAATASPVHA, from the coding sequence ATGAAGTCGCTGGGCACTGCAATGTTCGGATCGAGCCTGGTTTCGGCCTACTGGAACGGGGCCGCCACGTACTACCGCGGGATCATCAAGGCCCTGAACCAGTACGGCCACCGCACGACGTTTTACGAATCGGATGCGCTGGACCGCCAGCAGCACCGCGACATCCCCGACCCTTCATGGGCGCGCGTGGTGGTGTATTCATCCGTCGACGAATCGGCAGTGCGGCGCTGCCTGGACGAGGCGCGCAGCGCCGACGTGATCATTAAGGCCAGCGGCGTGGGCGCGTTCGACGACCTGCTCGAGGCGGCCGTGCCGGACCTGCGCACCACGGCGATGAAGATCTTCTGGGACGTCGACGCCCCGGCGACGCTCGACCGCCTCGAAGCCGACGGGGACGATCCGTTCGCCACGTTGATCGGGCGCTATGATCTGATCCTGACCTACGGCGGGGGCGAACCGGTCGCGCGGGCGTACCGGCGCTGGGGCGCCCGGCGCTGCGCGGCGATCTACAACGGCGTCGACCTGCAGACGCACCACCCGACGCAGCGGCAGCAGCAGTACGCCGCCGATCTGAGCTTCATCGGCAACCGCCTTCCCGACCGCGAGGCGCGGGTGGAGGAGTTCTTCCTGCGCCCCGCGGCGATGCTCCCGCAGCGCACGTTCCTGATCGGCGGCAGCGGATGGCACGACAAGCCCATGCCGACCAACGTCCGACGCCTCGCCCACGTGTACACGCGCGATCACAATGCCGTCAACTGCTCGGCCACCGCCGTGCTCAACATCAGCCGTCAGAGCATGGCGGCGTACGGCTACTCGCCGGCGACGCGGGTCTTCGAAGCCGCCGGCGCCGCGGCGTGCCTGATCAGCGACGACTGGGAAGGCATCGACCACTTCTTCGAACCGGGCAAGGAGATCCTCGTTGCCCGCGACGGACAGGAAGTGGCCCAATGGGTCGAATCGCTCACGCCGGAGGCGGCGCGGCAGATCGGCAACGCCGCATTGGAGCGCGTGCGAGCCCAGCACACCTACCAGCACCGCGCCGCCGTGCTGGACAAGCTGCTGCGCGGGGCGGCCGCGACGGCCTCGCCGGTGCATGCGTGA
- a CDS encoding glycosyltransferase encodes MRIVMFYHSLLSDWNHGNAHFLRGVAAELISRGHRVRVCEPADNWSLANLLADAGPAAVAAMRAAYPTLKSTRYRRGNVVRRAAALVDGADLVIVHEWNDPELIAALGRLRRGGNFRLLFHDTHHRAASDRDALAQLDLSNYDGVLAFGRVIRDLYLRRRWTDRAWVWHEAADVRLFHPPRQPPRLLGDLVWIGNWGDDERTAELMEFLLGPVQSLGLRAKVYGVRYPSQALAALERAGIQYGGYLPNFEAPRVMARYRMTVHIPRRPYAAALPGIPTIRVFEALACGLPLICAPWRDTENLFHGREDYLGVADGREMTRAMRLLLSDKALAAALAAHGRATILARHTCAHRVDELLDIYNSLKDSAGRTAGCGLAEVAS; translated from the coding sequence ATGCGTATTGTGATGTTTTATCATTCACTGCTGTCGGACTGGAATCACGGCAACGCGCATTTTCTCAGAGGCGTTGCGGCCGAGCTGATCTCGCGCGGACACCGCGTGCGCGTCTGCGAGCCGGCGGATAACTGGAGCCTGGCGAACCTGCTCGCTGACGCCGGTCCGGCGGCCGTGGCGGCCATGCGCGCCGCCTATCCGACGCTCAAGAGCACGCGCTATCGCCGCGGCAACGTCGTGCGGCGCGCCGCCGCGCTGGTCGACGGGGCCGACCTGGTCATCGTGCATGAGTGGAACGATCCGGAACTGATAGCCGCCCTGGGGCGTCTTCGCCGCGGCGGGAACTTTCGCCTGCTGTTTCACGACACGCACCACCGCGCCGCCTCCGACCGCGACGCCCTGGCGCAACTGGACCTGTCCAACTACGACGGCGTGCTGGCGTTCGGGCGCGTCATCCGCGACCTGTACCTGCGCCGCCGCTGGACCGACCGCGCGTGGGTCTGGCATGAAGCCGCCGACGTGAGACTGTTCCACCCGCCGCGGCAACCGCCGCGCCTGCTGGGCGACCTGGTCTGGATCGGCAACTGGGGCGACGACGAGCGCACGGCCGAGTTGATGGAGTTTCTGCTCGGTCCGGTGCAGTCGCTGGGTCTGCGGGCGAAGGTCTACGGCGTGCGGTACCCTTCGCAGGCGCTGGCGGCGCTGGAGCGGGCGGGGATCCAGTATGGCGGGTACCTGCCCAACTTCGAGGCCCCGCGCGTGATGGCACGTTACCGCATGACGGTACACATCCCCCGCCGCCCGTACGCCGCCGCCCTGCCGGGCATCCCGACCATCCGCGTCTTCGAGGCCCTGGCGTGCGGCCTGCCGCTGATCTGCGCCCCGTGGCGCGACACCGAAAATCTCTTTCACGGCAGGGAGGATTATCTCGGCGTCGCCGACGGGCGGGAGATGACGCGGGCGATGCGCCTGCTGCTGTCAGACAAGGCTCTGGCCGCCGCCCTGGCCGCCCACGGCCGCGCGACCATCCTCGCGCGTCACACCTGCGCCCACCGCGTGGACGAACTGCTCGACATCTACAACAGTCTCAAGGACAGCGCCGGTCGCACCGCCGGCTGCGGACTGGCCGAGGTGGCATCATGA
- a CDS encoding glycosyltransferase family 4 protein yields MRILMSTDTVGGVWTYSIELSAQFAARGHEVVLAAMGPPPTAAQESAAAIKGVRLRCRQFKLEWMDDPWDDVERCGQWLLGVAAQTAPDVVHLNHYCNTSLPWQRPVVVVGHSCVLSWWQAVKGQPAPARWRDYAEKVRQGVQAADVLVAPTLTMLSQLRRHYGPLPPARVIYNGLAADGAVAGDAGKELLALSAGRLWDEAKNAAALAKAASMLTWPVYLAGAVDHPAATRDGRVDGVRCLGPLDRTDLLSWMARAAVYVLPARYEPFGLTALEAAMRGCALILGDIRSLREVWGQSAIFVPPADDTALAYAIDRVLGEEPLRVTLSRLARARARRFTAVRMALSYLALYRRLLQGRLVCVPSHQEHSCVL; encoded by the coding sequence ATGCGAATCCTGATGAGCACCGACACCGTCGGCGGCGTCTGGACCTACAGTATCGAACTGTCCGCTCAGTTCGCCGCTCGCGGGCACGAGGTGGTGCTGGCCGCGATGGGCCCGCCCCCCACCGCCGCGCAGGAATCCGCCGCGGCGATCAAGGGCGTGCGACTGCGATGCAGGCAGTTCAAGCTCGAGTGGATGGACGACCCGTGGGACGACGTCGAGCGCTGCGGGCAGTGGCTGCTGGGCGTCGCAGCCCAGACCGCCCCGGACGTGGTACACCTCAACCACTACTGCAACACCTCGCTGCCCTGGCAGAGGCCCGTCGTCGTCGTCGGGCACTCGTGCGTGCTGTCGTGGTGGCAGGCGGTCAAAGGTCAACCCGCCCCTGCCCGCTGGCGCGACTACGCCGAAAAAGTGCGACAGGGCGTGCAAGCCGCCGACGTGCTGGTAGCCCCCACGCTGACGATGCTCTCGCAGCTCCGCCGCCACTACGGGCCCCTGCCGCCGGCCAGGGTCATCTATAACGGTCTGGCCGCCGATGGCGCGGTCGCCGGCGACGCCGGCAAGGAACTGCTGGCCCTTTCGGCCGGGCGATTGTGGGACGAAGCCAAGAACGCCGCCGCCCTGGCCAAGGCCGCCAGCATGCTGACCTGGCCGGTGTACCTGGCCGGAGCGGTCGATCACCCCGCCGCCACGCGCGACGGGCGCGTCGACGGCGTGCGGTGCCTGGGGCCACTCGATCGAACCGACCTGCTGTCGTGGATGGCCCGCGCGGCGGTCTATGTCTTGCCCGCCCGGTACGAGCCGTTCGGTCTGACGGCCCTGGAGGCGGCGATGCGCGGCTGTGCGCTGATCCTGGGCGACATCCGCTCGCTGCGCGAGGTCTGGGGGCAATCGGCCATTTTCGTGCCGCCGGCCGACGACACTGCCCTGGCCTATGCCATCGACCGCGTTCTGGGAGAAGAGCCGCTGCGCGTGACGCTGTCGCGCCTGGCGCGGGCGAGGGCGCGGCGATTCACGGCCGTCCGCATGGCGCTGTCGTACCTGGCGTTGTACCGCCGCCTGCTGCAGGGGCGCCTGGTCTGCGTCCCCAGCCACCAGGAGCACTCATGCGTATTGTGA